The Ooceraea biroi isolate clonal line C1 chromosome 3, Obir_v5.4, whole genome shotgun sequence genome contains the following window.
GTGATTCGAAGCGAGCATGAACGCCTTTCCAAGATTGGTatcgtgtatgtgtgtgcaagCAGGCAAgacgaaattttttaatgaagaaatgtGATATCTTAGAAATGTCACGTGACTATATTAGTAGTTTATAAAGCAGAAACCGGGCTTGGATCTATTGATACTATAACCCGATGTGGGCAAATTATTTAGATAAATaaggaaaataaatacagGAATAAGGAACAGCAATTTTTCCTTCATTATTCCTTTTGTATTTCACCAttgttattactattttattaatagcattattctcttcaatattttattgttatatcatGCCATTTTACTCAACAAGATAAGTTTGTTACCGACTGAAACGAAAACATACCGACAGGCGTCTAGTGTACGCACACTCCAAGGAAGATACCTAACCTATTCTGCCCATGTTGTGTCACGTGCGTGAACGTGTCACAATAGCGAGTTTAACACCTCGGtagtattacatttatttataaaaaggaaaaaagaagaaacctACAGCACCTTAAGAATCTTGTGACAACCGATGTGTCATAATTTTCTCATAAAAATCAAGACTCTAAAATGTCGCGAATAACTGACGCCAGAGAAGTGATCCTGACGAGCGATAGCACCGGGGAAAGCTGGAGCGCCGCGGTGTGGGATCCCCGGAACGGCAATCTGTTATCCGCGTTCAAGAACGCGGGAGCTCTGGGCCATCGCACTCTTCAGCTTGCCGGCGACAGCTACGCGCTGGGCGCCAACGCTACGAAGTCCCGTCTTCACGTTTGGCCGCTGAACAACCCGTTGCCCGTGAGCAACGTTTGGTTGACCACGCCGGGCAAGGTGAGCGCTCTTACGTGCACGCCGAATGGCTCCTACATAATCGCGGCGATAACGGAGAAACTGCTCATCTGGCAAACCTGCAACGGCAGGATACTCGCTACCCTGAGCAGGCACTATCAGCCCATCACGTGCGCGTCCATCACCAAGGACGGTTCGCTGTTCGCTAGCGCTGGCGAGGACGGCCTGGTGCTCGTGTGGTCACTCTACAGCGCGCTGAACGACGAGCGCTGCACTCCCGTTCACGTGTTTTCCGATCACAATCTGCCGGTCGGAGAGCTGCACTTTGGCCATGGCGGTGCCCGCGCGAGATTGTACACGATCTCTCTGGACCGAAAAGCGAACGTCTACGAGCTCGGCAGCGGAAATCTGTTGGTCTCGTTAATATTTAACGTGCCGCTCACCGCGCTTGCCGTCAACATCCGCGAGAGCGAACTCTTCGTAGGCTGCACTACCGGCGATATATTGCAGTGCAATTTGCACGAACCTCCACGAACAGTCGAGCTTCATGTGGCGATAGGCTCAAATGAAGATGATAGCAGCGTTGTATTCAGAGCCCATAAGTCGAACGTGACAGCCTTATCGGTGTCCGTGGACTGTCGCGTTCTTCTTTCCGGATCCATCGACAAGGCCGTTCACATATGGGACATCGCCAGCAAGCAGGTGCTCAGAACGATCGAGCACAAAGGACCAGTCACGGCAGCGTTCTTTGCGATGGGATTCGAAAACTTTCGCGCTCCCGTTCTCAAACCGCGGTTGGAAGTGTGCAGTTTCCAGACCGAGGAAGACAATGTCGAGGAGAGGGCCATCAAAATAATATCCAGAGGACGAAATCCGGCGGAGATCCTGGACTTCGAATCCTACGTTGGTAATAATACCGGCTCCCAGGAATCGGCGGACACGAGGAAGCTGGAGACCATGCAGGAAGAAATTGAGAGATTAAAGAAGATCAATAGTTCCTTATATCAGTATAGCGTCACACATATCTTGAACAAGATAAAGGATGGGCAATAGAGGATATTGACGATGTAATCGGGATTTTATATTTCGTTCATGATGAAAGACTGAgactaataatatatatatgtatgtatatatatatatgtaattttatatcgtgtaggataaaaatgcataaaaatatgttgttttttctataaaaatgtatcgttctataaaaatgtttcttttttgtatactttagaaatgatataaaattaatcacgaagaagattaaaattttactttctcggaagaattattttttattcgtaaattatttcacgaattagtttttcatgaatattttattaatttattaataatattttacaaattttagtttttcatgaatataataaataattaaacttgtgctgtttttttctcttttactattatttctttatctctttcagaatattcaaatattcatGGATCCATTGTACAAGATCTTATATGATGGATATGATTACGTATAAGATTCTATTCTAAAGGGATTGAAAGTTAATATCGCAAGATATATTACGTTTTCGTTATCTGCAAAGGGTCGTTAATTACCTTCGCTAATTAGGATGTTAGATCAGAAACTAATTTCTTTAGCGGATAATACTTCATTGCCGAATCAAAAAGTAACATGCGACATCTTTTACCGAATCCCAATAATCCCATAAATAACATACTTCCTATCGCGAAAAATTGTGAATAAATAAAcgtgaataataaatgaataaatgcaattatcttaaattcatatttccgccggataaatattaaaaatggcatAAATATAACATGATCCAGAGTGGTTTTActttttttgaatattaaattacgcgTTACTTTGTTTTAGCGATAACGAAACGGTTGCGTATGTAATATTATCCTATTT
Protein-coding sequences here:
- the LOC105277037 gene encoding WD repeat-containing protein 18 gives rise to the protein MSRITDAREVILTSDSTGESWSAAVWDPRNGNLLSAFKNAGALGHRTLQLAGDSYALGANATKSRLHVWPLNNPLPVSNVWLTTPGKVSALTCTPNGSYIIAAITEKLLIWQTCNGRILATLSRHYQPITCASITKDGSLFASAGEDGLVLVWSLYSALNDERCTPVHVFSDHNLPVGELHFGHGGARARLYTISLDRKANVYELGSGNLLVSLIFNVPLTALAVNIRESELFVGCTTGDILQCNLHEPPRTVELHVAIGSNEDDSSVVFRAHKSNVTALSVSVDCRVLLSGSIDKAVHIWDIASKQVLRTIEHKGPVTAAFFAMGFENFRAPVLKPRLEVCSFQTEEDNVEERAIKIISRGRNPAEILDFESYVGNNTGSQESADTRKLETMQEEIERLKKINSSLYQYSVTHILNKIKDGQ